In Candidatus Binatia bacterium, one DNA window encodes the following:
- a CDS encoding M48 family metalloprotease, with the protein MTSTPETLAPPSIPGPVERVPFFEAQRRHRRGSLVLTALCALTVLAMGGAAAVLATPAVVVTLAIALGAARLVLPLPQALWAPIEGYMDAYGIALAGEPGEMGRLAAAVVVLAPGVVVALVVWLALWRWLLASGVDGMVHALGARELRPGDLEERQLANVASEVAVACGVRAPRVLLVDGAAANAGVIGTSPDDATVVVARRLLDELDRAETQAVVAHLVGSAANGDLRGSLLLVSVFQTMSVVLTLLDAPMSAPARAALREVWTKVWRRRAADPADVERVARVLAERFDAGTMDEVTRFLDFESARGIRRPLKLARAMLFLPLALFGTLAKVLVLLTVLFVLGPLLALALRSRRYLADATAVELTRNPDALARALTDLAARGGVIDAGRWLEHLFIVGPEAVSARLAAAHAQALQQLATAHAEAPLFERALRTWEDAARLAREHGERHEKAHAGGFARRHGIVVALHPTLERRIARLAALGARR; encoded by the coding sequence ATGACGAGCACGCCCGAGACGCTCGCGCCGCCGTCCATCCCTGGGCCGGTCGAGCGCGTGCCGTTCTTCGAGGCGCAGCGCCGGCACCGCCGCGGCAGCCTCGTGCTCACGGCGCTGTGCGCGCTCACCGTGCTCGCAATGGGCGGTGCTGCCGCGGTGCTCGCGACCCCGGCCGTGGTCGTGACGCTCGCGATCGCGCTCGGCGCAGCACGGCTCGTGCTGCCGCTGCCGCAGGCGCTCTGGGCGCCGATCGAGGGCTACATGGACGCGTACGGCATCGCGCTCGCGGGCGAGCCCGGCGAGATGGGCCGGCTCGCCGCCGCGGTCGTCGTGCTCGCGCCCGGCGTCGTGGTCGCGCTCGTCGTCTGGCTCGCGCTCTGGCGCTGGCTGCTCGCGTCCGGCGTCGACGGCATGGTGCACGCGCTCGGCGCGCGCGAGCTGCGTCCCGGCGACCTCGAGGAGCGCCAGCTCGCGAACGTCGCGAGCGAGGTCGCGGTCGCCTGCGGCGTGCGCGCGCCGCGCGTGCTGCTGGTCGACGGCGCTGCGGCGAACGCCGGCGTGATCGGCACCTCGCCGGACGACGCGACCGTCGTCGTCGCGCGCCGCCTGCTCGACGAGCTCGACCGCGCCGAGACGCAGGCGGTCGTCGCCCACCTCGTCGGCTCGGCGGCGAACGGCGACCTGCGCGGCTCGCTGCTGCTGGTCTCGGTGTTCCAGACCATGTCGGTCGTGCTGACGCTGCTCGATGCCCCGATGAGCGCGCCGGCGCGCGCGGCGCTGCGCGAGGTGTGGACCAAGGTCTGGCGGCGGCGCGCCGCCGATCCGGCCGACGTCGAGCGCGTCGCGCGCGTCCTCGCCGAGCGCTTCGACGCCGGCACGATGGACGAGGTGACGCGCTTTCTCGACTTCGAGTCGGCGCGCGGGATCCGACGTCCGCTGAAGCTCGCGCGCGCGATGCTCTTCCTGCCGCTCGCGCTCTTCGGCACGCTCGCGAAGGTGCTCGTGCTGCTCACCGTGCTGTTCGTGCTCGGGCCGCTGCTCGCGCTCGCGCTGCGCAGCCGGCGCTACCTCGCCGACGCGACCGCCGTCGAGCTGACGCGCAACCCCGACGCGCTCGCGCGCGCGCTCACCGACCTCGCGGCGCGCGGCGGCGTGATCGACGCCGGTCGCTGGCTCGAGCACCTGTTCATCGTCGGTCCGGAAGCGGTGTCGGCGCGGCTCGCCGCGGCGCACGCGCAGGCGCTGCAGCAGCTCGCGACGGCGCACGCCGAAGCGCCGCTGTTCGAGCGCGCGCTGCGCACGTGGGAGGACGCCGCCCGCCTGGCGCGCGAGCACGGCGAGCGCCACGAGAAGGCGCACGCGGGCGGCTTCGCGCGCCGGCACGGCATCGTGGTCGCGCTGCACCCGACGCTCGAGCGGCGGATCGCGCGTCTCGCCGCGCTCGGCGCGCGCCGGTGA
- a CDS encoding sterol desaturase family protein, translated as MGSPAHPLAPADTFDPSAPSASPGRTLLRWLAFPLLLGAPLAAAVVLMPLLGTAPALLLLELLALFAIAAAERAMPYTDTWLRSHGDVATDVAHVAVSGVTVAQLVRPTLDAIAVVVAGWLAALGVGGWVTLWPTSWPLVAQLALALLVAELPQYWLHRLQHEHETLWRFHAVHHSAPRLYFLNAARFHPVDIALLYTVGYVPLIALGCPEQVLALFLLFDGVFGMLQHANLDVRLGPLNRVFSMAEPHRWHHSRELVEANTNYGSNLTVWDVVFGTYYLPPDVSPPTDVGIPDMPRFPSGYLGQLAAPFRWRDVKQRSAGAS; from the coding sequence GTGGGCTCCCCGGCGCACCCGCTTGCCCCCGCCGACACCTTCGACCCGAGCGCCCCTTCCGCGTCGCCAGGTCGCACGCTGCTGCGCTGGCTCGCGTTCCCACTGCTGCTCGGAGCGCCGCTCGCGGCAGCGGTGGTGCTGATGCCGCTCCTCGGCACGGCCCCCGCCCTGCTGCTGCTCGAGCTGCTCGCGCTCTTCGCGATCGCGGCCGCCGAGCGCGCCATGCCGTACACCGACACCTGGCTGCGCTCGCACGGCGACGTCGCGACCGACGTCGCGCACGTCGCGGTCTCGGGCGTGACGGTCGCGCAGCTCGTACGGCCGACGCTCGACGCGATCGCCGTCGTCGTCGCCGGCTGGCTCGCGGCGCTCGGCGTCGGCGGCTGGGTGACGCTGTGGCCGACTTCGTGGCCGCTCGTCGCGCAGCTCGCGCTCGCGCTGCTGGTCGCCGAGCTGCCGCAGTACTGGCTGCACCGCTTGCAGCACGAGCACGAGACGCTGTGGCGCTTCCACGCGGTGCACCACAGCGCGCCGCGGCTCTACTTCCTGAACGCGGCACGCTTTCATCCGGTCGACATCGCGCTGCTCTACACCGTCGGCTACGTGCCGCTGATCGCGCTCGGCTGCCCGGAGCAGGTGCTCGCGCTCTTCCTGCTGTTCGACGGCGTCTTCGGCATGCTGCAGCACGCGAACCTCGACGTTCGTCTCGGGCCGCTGAACCGCGTCTTCAGCATGGCGGAGCCGCACCGCTGGCATCACTCGCGCGAGCTCGTCGAGGCGAACACCAACTACGGCTCGAACCTGACCGTGTGGGACGTCGTCTTCGGCACCTACTACCTGCCGCCCGACGTCTCCCCGCCGACCGACGTCGGCATCCCGGACATGCCGCGCTTCCCGAGCGGCTACCTCGGGCAGCTCGCGGCGCCGTTCCGCTGGCGCGACGTCAAGCAACGCTCGGCCGGCGCGTCGTGA
- a CDS encoding metallophosphoesterase: MSVAVPYPRARRWLVIWLATLNVGILGIALALGLTLNRRALWLAALVPIAIVPFSYARLRLDLLLQQSLARLPRVFAVVAGLGVALDFVLVAQLLTRGSDRLALLQGTGINWAGPVWFSAHALLFLGYAALGLVRLLRRPARALWRLVVPPASDDLAGGLVSPERRLLLQRAGLVGAGVPFFVSLSSVPLSYDLRVEERELELPNLPPELDGLRVAHLSDIHVGGVMTRERLLRMAELVNASEPDLVAHTGDFLTHRSGDFDAPLYDALALIRAPYGQWACLGNHDFDDPERFERKLTAAGVHVLRNRAERIEVRGVPIEIVGADFLFARERREEIYARLMSSFPERDGTLRIFLNHDPRAFLEIPESCADLVLSGHTHGGHVGVQVTRDRAITLVGLVGIPDQGVFERGDMRMFVTRCVGYYGYPMRVGIPPEIALLVLRAPGARTTRT; this comes from the coding sequence ATGTCCGTTGCAGTACCCTACCCCCGCGCGCGTCGCTGGCTCGTGATCTGGCTCGCGACGCTGAACGTGGGGATCCTCGGCATCGCGCTCGCGCTGGGCTTGACGCTGAACCGCCGCGCGCTCTGGCTCGCGGCGCTGGTGCCGATCGCGATCGTCCCGTTCTCCTACGCGCGCCTGCGCCTCGACCTCCTGCTGCAGCAGTCGCTCGCGCGGCTGCCGCGCGTGTTCGCGGTGGTCGCGGGGCTCGGCGTCGCGCTCGACTTTGTTCTTGTCGCGCAGCTCCTGACGCGCGGCTCGGACCGCCTCGCGCTGCTGCAGGGCACCGGCATCAACTGGGCCGGTCCCGTGTGGTTCAGCGCGCACGCGCTGCTCTTCTTGGGCTACGCCGCGCTCGGCCTCGTGCGCCTGCTGCGCCGCCCGGCGCGCGCGCTGTGGCGTCTCGTCGTGCCGCCGGCGAGCGACGACCTCGCGGGCGGGCTCGTGTCGCCGGAGCGGCGGCTGCTGCTGCAGCGCGCAGGGCTCGTCGGCGCCGGTGTGCCGTTCTTCGTCTCGCTCTCGAGCGTGCCGCTGTCCTACGACCTGCGCGTCGAGGAGCGCGAGCTCGAGCTGCCGAACCTGCCGCCCGAGCTCGACGGCCTGCGCGTCGCGCACCTGTCCGACATCCACGTCGGCGGCGTCATGACGCGCGAGCGGCTCCTGCGGATGGCGGAGCTGGTGAACGCGTCCGAGCCCGATCTCGTCGCGCACACCGGCGACTTCCTCACGCACCGCAGCGGCGACTTCGATGCGCCGCTCTACGACGCGCTCGCCCTGATCCGCGCGCCCTACGGGCAGTGGGCCTGCCTCGGCAACCACGACTTCGACGATCCGGAGCGCTTCGAGCGCAAGCTCACCGCCGCGGGCGTGCACGTGCTGCGCAACCGCGCCGAGCGCATCGAGGTGCGCGGCGTGCCGATCGAGATCGTGGGCGCGGACTTTTTGTTTGCTCGGGAGCGCCGCGAGGAGATCTACGCGCGCCTGATGTCGTCCTTCCCCGAGCGCGACGGCACGCTGCGGATCTTCCTGAACCACGACCCGCGCGCCTTCCTCGAGATCCCCGAGAGCTGCGCCGACCTCGTGCTTTCGGGCCACACGCACGGCGGCCACGTCGGCGTGCAGGTCACGCGCGACCGCGCGATCACGCTCGTCGGGCTGGTCGGCATCCCCGATCAGGGCGTCTTCGAGCGCGGCGACATGCGGATGTTCGTCACCCGCTGCGTCGGCTACTACGGCTACCCGATGCGCGTCGGCATCCCGCCGGAGATCGCGCTGCTCGTGCTGCGCGCGCCGGGCGCGCGCACGACGCGGACGTAG
- a CDS encoding dienelactone hydrolase family protein yields MTTGLRTEFLDYRADDTVCEAYVAHDAALDAPRPCVLVAHDWSGQNQSIRAITERVAALGWVGFALDVYGKGVRGEETGDNTALMTPMLADRALLRRRLLAGLEAAKRHPAVDARRIAAIGYCFGGLCVLDLARAVPPDLLGVVSFHGVFQPPNLGPQPPITAKVLLLHGWEDPLAPPSEVLAIARELTEAKADWQLHAYGHAMHAFTFEGAYFPERGIVYDANAARRSWAAMRAFLEEVFAA; encoded by the coding sequence ATGACGACCGGTCTGCGCACCGAGTTCCTCGACTACCGCGCCGACGACACGGTCTGCGAGGCATACGTCGCGCACGACGCGGCGCTCGACGCGCCGCGCCCCTGCGTGCTCGTCGCGCACGACTGGAGCGGTCAGAACCAGAGCATCCGCGCCATCACCGAGCGCGTCGCGGCGCTCGGCTGGGTCGGGTTCGCGCTCGACGTCTACGGCAAGGGCGTGCGCGGCGAGGAGACCGGCGACAACACCGCGCTCATGACGCCGATGCTCGCCGACCGCGCGCTGCTACGCCGCCGCCTGCTCGCCGGGCTCGAAGCGGCGAAGCGCCATCCCGCGGTCGACGCGCGGCGCATCGCCGCGATCGGCTACTGCTTCGGCGGGCTCTGCGTGCTCGACCTCGCGCGCGCCGTGCCGCCCGATCTCCTCGGCGTGGTGAGCTTCCACGGCGTCTTCCAGCCGCCGAACCTCGGCCCGCAGCCGCCGATCACCGCCAAGGTGCTGCTGCTGCACGGCTGGGAGGATCCGCTCGCGCCGCCGTCCGAGGTCCTCGCGATCGCGCGCGAGCTCACCGAGGCGAAGGCCGACTGGCAGCTCCACGCCTACGGTCACGCGATGCACGCCTTCACCTTCGAGGGGGCGTACTTCCCCGAGCGTGGAATCGTCTACGACGCGAACGCCGCGCGCCGCTCCTGGGCGGCGATGCGCGCGTTTCTCGAGGAGGTCTTCGCTGCTTGA
- a CDS encoding LLM class flavin-dependent oxidoreductase: MHVGMTAIFQNPEDARPDQDVYADDLRLADLAEPLGFDSVWGVEHHFTDYTMCPDVLQFLTWVAARTERIQIGSMVVVLPWHDPLRVAEQVSMLDTMSGGRFILGIGRGLGRVEFEGFRVPMGESRERFVEAAEMLLRGLEDGYCEYRGKFLQQPRAPIRPRPFKTFRGRTYAAAVSPESSRLMAQLGVGILIIPQKPWEQVEAELAEYRRIYRDVNGAEAPPPIVAGWTFCDESADRAREMAVRYIGGYWRTVMKHYELRGEHLAFIKGYESYARLQEIIRSGGADALTEFFLSLQVWGTPEQCYERVLENRQRTGSESFVAAFSYAGMPHEEAVRSMRLFAREVLPELKAVPPLAQQAEATAQGVAAR, from the coding sequence ATGCACGTCGGCATGACGGCGATCTTCCAGAACCCCGAGGACGCACGTCCCGACCAGGACGTCTACGCGGACGACCTGCGGCTCGCGGATCTCGCCGAGCCGCTCGGCTTCGACTCGGTGTGGGGCGTCGAGCACCACTTCACCGACTACACGATGTGCCCCGACGTGCTGCAGTTCCTCACCTGGGTCGCGGCGCGCACCGAGCGCATCCAGATCGGCTCGATGGTGGTCGTGCTGCCGTGGCACGATCCGCTGCGCGTCGCCGAGCAGGTGTCGATGCTCGACACCATGTCCGGCGGCCGCTTCATCCTCGGCATCGGACGCGGGCTCGGGCGCGTCGAGTTCGAGGGCTTCCGCGTGCCGATGGGCGAGTCGCGCGAGCGCTTCGTCGAGGCGGCGGAGATGCTGCTGCGCGGCCTCGAGGACGGCTACTGCGAGTACCGCGGCAAGTTCCTCCAGCAGCCGCGGGCGCCGATCCGGCCGCGCCCCTTCAAGACCTTCCGCGGCCGCACGTACGCCGCCGCCGTGTCGCCCGAATCCTCGCGCCTCATGGCGCAGCTCGGCGTCGGCATCCTGATCATTCCGCAGAAGCCGTGGGAGCAGGTCGAGGCCGAGCTCGCCGAGTACCGCCGCATCTACCGCGACGTGAACGGCGCCGAGGCGCCGCCGCCGATCGTCGCCGGCTGGACGTTCTGCGACGAGAGCGCCGACCGCGCCCGCGAGATGGCGGTGCGCTACATCGGCGGCTACTGGCGCACGGTGATGAAGCACTACGAGCTACGCGGCGAGCACCTCGCCTTCATCAAGGGCTACGAATCCTACGCCAGGCTGCAGGAGATCATCCGCAGCGGCGGCGCCGACGCGCTCACCGAGTTCTTCCTCTCGCTGCAGGTCTGGGGCACGCCCGAGCAGTGCTACGAGCGCGTGCTCGAGAACCGGCAGCGCACGGGCTCGGAGAGCTTCGTCGCCGCGTTCAGCTACGCCGGCATGCCGCACGAGGAGGCGGTGCGCAGCATGCGTCTCTTCGCGCGCGAGGTGCTGCCGGAGCTGAAGGCGGTGCCGCCGCTCGCGCAGCAGGCCGAGGCGACGGCGCAGGGGGTGGCGGCGCGATGA
- a CDS encoding TIGR03619 family F420-dependent LLM class oxidoreductase: MRFSYAESMCDPRHYVPLAKAAEEAGWHSFVVPDSICYPRDSDSRYPYTPDGDRRFLEDKPFIEPFSLIPALAAVTERLRFATFVVKLPIRHPVLVAKSVASVAVMSDGRFAFGVGTSPWPEDFQVTGTEWKTRGRRMDEMIEIVRGLTKGGYYEFHGRHYDVPAIKICPVPAKPVPILIGGHAEAALRRAARIGDGWMHAGSGDLDALLVRLAELRREYGREREPFEVHVISLDAYTVDGVKRLEDRGVTDVIVGFRNPYVEPIDSQTLQQKIDMLRMYADQVIAKV, translated from the coding sequence ATGCGCTTCTCGTACGCCGAGTCGATGTGCGATCCGCGGCACTACGTGCCGCTCGCGAAGGCCGCGGAGGAGGCCGGCTGGCACTCCTTCGTCGTCCCCGACAGCATCTGCTACCCGCGCGACTCGGACAGCCGCTATCCCTACACGCCCGACGGCGACCGGCGCTTCCTCGAGGACAAGCCGTTCATCGAGCCGTTCTCGCTGATCCCGGCGCTCGCCGCGGTGACCGAGCGCCTGCGCTTCGCGACCTTCGTCGTCAAGCTACCAATTCGCCATCCCGTGCTGGTCGCGAAGTCGGTCGCCTCGGTCGCGGTGATGAGCGACGGCCGCTTCGCGTTCGGCGTCGGCACGAGCCCGTGGCCCGAGGACTTCCAGGTGACGGGCACCGAGTGGAAGACGCGCGGCCGCCGCATGGACGAGATGATCGAGATCGTCCGCGGCCTGACCAAGGGCGGCTACTACGAGTTCCACGGCCGGCACTACGACGTCCCGGCGATCAAGATCTGCCCCGTGCCCGCGAAGCCGGTGCCGATCCTGATCGGCGGGCACGCGGAGGCGGCGCTGCGTCGCGCGGCGCGCATCGGCGACGGCTGGATGCACGCGGGTAGCGGCGACCTCGACGCGCTGCTCGTGCGTCTCGCGGAGCTGCGCCGCGAGTACGGCCGCGAGCGCGAGCCGTTCGAGGTGCACGTGATCTCGCTCGACGCCTACACCGTCGACGGCGTCAAGCGCCTCGAGGACCGCGGCGTGACCGACGTCATCGTCGGCTTCCGCAACCCGTACGTCGAGCCGATCGACTCGCAGACCCTGCAGCAGAAGATCGACATGCTGCGGATGTATGCGGATCAGGTGATCGCGAAGGTGTGA
- a CDS encoding fumarylacetoacetate hydrolase family protein, with the protein MKLATFTQAGRQRIGVVEGDAVCDVGAVDATLPGDMLALLAAGPDALDALRKAAARAPRLALADVHLDAPVPKPPKFLAIGLNYAAHAAETGRPKPEFPVFFNKQTSCVTGPYDPIHRPRVSEALDYEGELAFVIGRRCRHVPRERAHEVIAGYLICHDVSVRDWQRKAPTMTLGKSFDTHGPLGPWLTTSDQVRDPHALELSTYVNGERRQHASTSDLIHDCFALVALLSTVCTLEPGDVISTGTPSGVAAAMTPPRWLVPGDVVRIEIEGLGHLENTVIEEPESTTLY; encoded by the coding sequence ATGAAGCTCGCGACCTTCACGCAGGCGGGGCGCCAGCGGATCGGCGTCGTCGAAGGCGACGCGGTGTGCGACGTCGGCGCCGTCGACGCGACGCTGCCCGGCGACATGCTCGCGCTCCTCGCCGCGGGACCCGACGCGCTCGACGCGCTCCGCAAGGCGGCGGCGCGCGCGCCGCGGCTCGCGCTCGCCGACGTCCACCTCGACGCGCCGGTGCCGAAGCCACCGAAGTTCCTCGCGATCGGCCTCAACTATGCGGCGCACGCCGCGGAGACCGGGCGCCCGAAGCCGGAGTTCCCGGTCTTCTTCAACAAGCAGACGAGCTGCGTCACCGGACCGTACGACCCGATCCACCGACCGCGCGTGTCGGAGGCGCTCGACTACGAGGGCGAGCTCGCCTTCGTCATCGGTCGACGCTGTCGGCACGTGCCGCGCGAGCGCGCGCACGAGGTGATCGCGGGCTACCTGATCTGCCACGACGTCAGCGTGCGCGACTGGCAGCGCAAGGCGCCGACGATGACGCTCGGCAAGTCGTTCGACACCCACGGTCCGCTCGGGCCGTGGCTCACGACGTCGGACCAGGTTCGTGACCCGCACGCGCTCGAGCTCAGCACGTACGTGAACGGCGAGCGTCGCCAGCACGCGAGCACGAGCGACCTGATCCACGACTGCTTCGCGCTCGTCGCGCTGCTCTCGACCGTGTGCACGCTCGAGCCCGGCGACGTCATCAGCACCGGCACGCCGAGCGGCGTCGCGGCGGCGATGACGCCGCCGCGCTGGCTCGTGCCCGGCGACGTCGTGCGCATCGAGATCGAGGGGCTGGGCCACCTCGAGAACACCGTCATCGAGGAGCCGGAGTCGACGACGCTCTACTGA
- a CDS encoding gluconokinase translates to MSAPSEVVIGLDAGTSAVKAVAFGVGDGWQHAEEVAYPLRSPAPGRQEQDPERIAADARRALAACVRATDGARVAALGVCSAMHGLIGLDAACRPLTPLVTWADGRAAQEAGELRAAGVAQSVHRESGTPVHPMSPLVKLLWFARNEPELWRRVRFWIDLKAHLLLDLTGRLATELSSASGSGLLSLATRSWSTTALDVCGVAADQLPEILPTTAQLRLRPEVAREVGLPEGTPIVVGAGDGPLGNLGTGAMRPGEVGLSLGTSGAARMIVRAPYVDERGALFCYALTDTHWAVGGAVSNGGNVARWIADAVAPDLAGDTDALLALAASAPPGCDGLVMLPYLLPERAPLWDPDLPGAYLGLRTEHGRAHLVRAALEGVCFQLAASVRLLDAIEPVRALHATGGAFRAPLWREMMAAVMNRPLRVVSSAGGTALGAAALALYALGRVGDLTDAPTLLGAHAQEAATVTPDPALAARYAEVLAQLPERIEALQRVAAFLRG, encoded by the coding sequence ATGAGCGCGCCCTCCGAGGTGGTGATCGGCCTCGACGCCGGGACGAGCGCCGTGAAGGCGGTCGCGTTCGGCGTCGGCGACGGCTGGCAGCACGCCGAGGAGGTCGCGTACCCGCTGCGCTCGCCCGCGCCCGGACGTCAAGAGCAGGATCCGGAGAGAATCGCGGCGGACGCGCGGCGGGCGCTCGCGGCGTGCGTGCGCGCGACCGACGGCGCGCGCGTCGCGGCGCTCGGCGTCTGCAGCGCGATGCACGGCCTCATCGGGCTCGACGCCGCGTGCCGTCCGCTGACCCCGCTCGTCACCTGGGCCGACGGACGCGCGGCCCAAGAGGCCGGCGAGCTGCGTGCCGCCGGCGTCGCGCAATCCGTGCACCGCGAGAGCGGGACGCCGGTGCACCCGATGTCGCCGCTCGTCAAGCTCCTCTGGTTCGCGCGCAACGAGCCCGAGCTGTGGCGGCGCGTCCGCTTCTGGATCGATCTCAAGGCGCACCTGCTCCTCGACCTGACCGGTCGGCTCGCGACCGAGCTCTCGTCCGCGTCGGGCAGCGGGCTTCTGTCGCTCGCGACGCGGAGCTGGAGCACGACGGCCCTCGACGTCTGCGGCGTGGCGGCGGATCAGCTGCCCGAGATCCTGCCGACGACCGCGCAGCTTCGGCTCCGCCCCGAGGTGGCGCGCGAGGTCGGTCTGCCCGAGGGCACACCGATCGTCGTCGGCGCAGGCGACGGTCCGCTCGGCAACCTCGGCACCGGCGCGATGCGTCCGGGCGAGGTCGGGCTGTCGCTCGGCACGAGCGGGGCGGCGCGCATGATCGTGCGCGCGCCGTACGTCGACGAGCGCGGCGCGCTCTTCTGCTACGCGCTCACGGACACGCACTGGGCGGTCGGCGGCGCGGTGAGCAACGGCGGCAACGTCGCGCGCTGGATCGCGGACGCGGTCGCGCCGGACCTCGCGGGCGACACCGACGCGCTGCTCGCGCTCGCCGCGAGCGCGCCGCCCGGCTGCGACGGCCTCGTCATGCTGCCCTACCTGCTGCCCGAGCGCGCGCCGCTCTGGGATCCCGATCTGCCGGGCGCGTACCTCGGGCTACGCACCGAGCACGGCCGCGCGCACCTCGTGCGCGCGGCGCTCGAGGGCGTCTGCTTCCAGCTCGCGGCGAGCGTCCGCCTGCTCGACGCGATCGAGCCGGTGCGCGCGCTGCACGCGACCGGCGGCGCGTTTCGCGCGCCGCTCTGGCGCGAGATGATGGCCGCGGTGATGAACCGGCCGCTGCGCGTCGTGTCGTCGGCCGGCGGCACGGCGCTCGGCGCCGCGGCGCTCGCGCTGTACGCGCTCGGGCGGGTCGGCGATCTGACGGACGCGCCGACGCTGCTCGGAGCGCACGCGCAAGAAGCCGCGACCGTGACGCCCGATCCGGCGCTTGCTGCGCGCTATGCCGAAGTACTTGCGCAGCTCCCCGAGCGCATCGAGGCGCTGCAGCGCGTGGCCGCGTTCCTGCGCGGCTGA
- a CDS encoding glycosyltransferase produces the protein MTDFLSAFGLGTQTMLVVTVVLFTLSGIDDLIFDVYYVCRQLYVLLYVRPRWPRLKEEQLLSAVEKPIAIIVPAWQESPVIGKMIDNTVRTLRYSKYVIFVGTYPNDPDTQLEVERARERYQNVERIVCPKDGPTNKADCLNWIIQGVRHYENRTGTRFEIFVMHDAEDIVHPLSLKLFNYLMPRFAMIQIPVFSLPRRWYEFTAGVYMDEFAELHSKDLIVRERLGHNVPSAGVGTAFTHEAVEALGMANDNQLFSLDSLTEDYDFGFRLRSVGLKSIFVRFPCEREAVRKSRWTGRERKVVVKDWIATREFFPSEFWLAVRQKTRWIIGIAL, from the coding sequence ATGACCGACTTCCTGTCAGCGTTCGGGCTCGGCACGCAGACGATGCTCGTGGTCACCGTCGTGCTGTTCACCCTGAGCGGCATCGACGACCTGATCTTCGACGTCTACTACGTCTGCCGGCAGCTCTACGTGCTGCTCTACGTGCGGCCGCGCTGGCCGCGCCTCAAGGAAGAGCAGCTTCTCAGCGCGGTCGAGAAGCCGATCGCGATCATCGTTCCCGCATGGCAGGAGTCGCCGGTCATCGGGAAGATGATCGACAACACCGTCCGCACGCTGCGCTACAGCAAGTACGTCATCTTCGTCGGCACGTACCCGAACGATCCCGACACCCAGCTCGAGGTCGAGCGCGCGCGCGAGCGCTACCAGAACGTCGAGCGCATCGTCTGCCCGAAGGACGGTCCGACCAACAAGGCCGACTGCCTGAACTGGATCATCCAGGGCGTCCGCCACTACGAGAACCGCACCGGGACGCGCTTCGAGATCTTCGTGATGCACGATGCCGAGGACATCGTGCACCCGCTGTCGCTGAAGCTCTTCAACTACTTGATGCCGCGCTTCGCGATGATCCAGATCCCGGTCTTCTCGCTGCCGCGGCGCTGGTACGAGTTCACCGCCGGCGTCTACATGGACGAGTTCGCCGAGCTGCACTCGAAGGATCTGATCGTGCGCGAGCGCCTCGGCCACAACGTGCCGAGCGCCGGCGTCGGCACCGCGTTCACGCACGAGGCGGTCGAGGCGCTGGGCATGGCGAACGACAACCAGCTCTTCAGCCTCGACTCGCTGACCGAGGACTACGACTTCGGCTTCCGCCTGCGCTCGGTCGGCTTGAAGTCGATCTTCGTGCGCTTTCCGTGCGAGCGCGAGGCCGTGCGCAAGAGCCGGTGGACCGGCCGCGAGCGCAAGGTGGTCGTCAAGGACTGGATCGCGACGCGCGAGTTCTTCCCGAGCGAGTTCTGGCTCGCGGTGCGTCAGAAGACGCGCTGGATCATCGGCATCGCGCTGTAG